A single window of Saccharomyces kudriavzevii IFO 1802 strain IFO1802 genome assembly, chromosome: 16 DNA harbors:
- the CTF4 gene encoding chromatin-binding protein CTF4 (similar to Saccharomyces cerevisiae CTF4 (YPR135W); ancestral locus Anc_3.473): MVSIITKLVFDLGGKTLVSLAPDNNTLCVANKNGLTKILKTNNPEEEPETLDSSKSVSSIRCYSNSFFLMTTMQGDALKYSIDSTQEELLARFALPLRDCCVIHSGKMGVFGGDDLELILLELDDKSHKKHTIKIDEQISQISYNSQMNILAVSMINGRVQLFSLTSTIPNKVHELSDYIVANSYDDTHRDKILSNMMDDIDKGSDDDLDEAIDSNENNITDPEFCAFNRICTRVAWHPKGLHFALPCSDDTVKIFTIKGYSLQKTLTTNYSSAKAHFIDLQFDPLRGTYIAAVDLNNKLTVWNWETSEIHYTKEFKQKLTNFAWKIQPDSKTLDVVLGTWCGSIVTVQDLAESVMSNMPDQSVTESSTKQGLFVNSDSDLENLEDDSTAEKSDKLFSDVAQEANSEDVFTQKHDDPSGLNGKRKYNFEDEEDFIDDDDGAGYTSGKNPHNDSSHLKTHKNYTLPISLASTARFRYRPFSPAGTPFGFTDRRYLTMNEVGYVSTVKNSEQYSITVSFFDVGRFREYHFEDLFGYDLCFLNEKGTLFGQSKTGQIQYRPHDTIRSNWSKIIPLQSGERITSVAATPVRVIVGTSLGYFRSFNQFGVPFTIEKTSPIVALTAQDYRVFSVHYSQFHGLSYSLFELSTSTRKCYQRERPLPISLPNVNPDLKKETNFDFYSFNPMGIKSLFFSSYGDPCIFGFDNTLLLLSKWRSFEESRWLPVLDSSMEIWKMSGGKETRDIHVWPLSLTYDTLNCILVKGKHIWPEFPLPLPSEMEIRMPVLVKSKLLEEKKAMLNKKNKLEVDAQENEEEDDKEIHIPIPMAAEEEYLRSKVLSELLTDTLENDGEMYGNENEVLAALNGAYDKALLRLFASACSDQNVEKALSLAHELKQDRALNAAAKISERAALSSLVKRINDIREARYEKNQNNM; this comes from the coding sequence ATGGTTTCGATAATAACCAAGCTCGTTTTTGACCTTGGTGGCAAGACTCTTGTTTCGCTGGCACCAGACAATAACACCTTGTGTGTAGCCAATAAAAATGGGTTAACCAAGATTCTGAAGACGAATAACCCAGAAGAGGAGCCAGAAACGCTAgactcttcaaaatcagtTTCTTCTATCAGATGCTATTCcaactctttctttttgatgacTACGATGCAAGGTGATGCGCTAAAATATAGTATTGATTCTACCCAGGAAGAGCTTCTGGCTAGGTTTGCGCTGCCCTTACGCGACTGTTGTGTGATCCATTCAGGTAAGATGGGTGTGTTCGGAGGAGACGATTTAGAATTGATTCTTTTGGAATTGGATGATAAATCGCATAAAAAGCATACTATTAAAATCGATGAACAAATTTCTCAGATTTCATACAATTCCcaaatgaatattttagCTGTTTCGATGATAAATGGTAGAGTTCAACTTTTTTCCCTAACATCTACCATCCCGAATAAAGTCCATGAGTTAAGTGATTACATTGTAGCTAATTCATACGATGATACCCACAGAGATAAGATACTTTCAAATATGATGGATGATATTGATAAGGGCAGCGATGATGATTTGGATGAGGCAATTGACTCAAATGAGAACAATATCACCGATCCAGAATTTTGCGCTTTTAATAGAATTTGTACAAGGGTAGCATGGCACCCAAAGGGTTTACATTTTGCATTACCATGTTCAGATGATACGgtaaaaatattcaccatAAAAGGATATTCCTTGCAAAAGACACTGACGACGAATTATTCTTCAGCGAAGGCTCATTTTATCGATTTACAGTTCGATCCGTTACGCGGAACTTATATCGCAGCGGTTGATTTAAATAACAAGCTTACCGTATGGAATTGGGAAACTTCGGAAATCCACTACACAAAGGAATTTAAGCAGAAATTAACAAATTTTGCCTGGAAAATTCAACCAGATTCAAAGACTTTAGATGTCGTTTTAGGCACCTGGTGCGGTAGCATAGTTACTGTCCAAGATTTAGCAGAGTCCGTTATGTCAAATATGCCTGACCAATCCGTGACTGAATCTTCAACAAAGCAAGGACTTTTCGTCAACTCTGATTCTGACTTGGAAAACTTAGAAGATGATAGTACCGCAGAAAAAAGCGACAAGTTGTTTTCGGATGTTGCTCAAGAAGCAAATTCGGAAGACGTCTTCACCCAAAAGCACGATGATCCAAGCGGATTAAATGGAAAGAGAAAGTACAactttgaagatgaagaagattttattgacgacgatgatggcGCCGGTTATACCAGTGGTAAAAATCCACATAATGACTCTTCGCATCTCAAAACACATAAAAATTACACGTTACCAATCAGTTTGGCAAGCACAGCAAGGTTTCGTTATAGGCCGTTTTCCCCGGCAGGAACACCATTTGGATTCACCGATAGACGTTACTTGACAATGAATGAAGTTGGTTATGTATCTACTGTCAAAAATAGTGAGCAATATAGTATAacagtttctttttttgacgTTGGTCGTTTTCGGGAATACCACTTCGAAGATTTGTTTGGTTACGACTTATGTTTCTTAAATGAAAAGGGCACTCTTTTTGGTCAATCCAAGACCGGGCAGATACAGTACAGGCCGCACGATACCATACGTTCAAATTGGTCTAAGATCATTCCTTTACAATCTGGTGAGAGAATAACAAGTGTGGCAGCTACTCCAGTTCGCGTTATTGTTGGTACTTCCTTAGGCTATTTTAGAAGCTTTAATCAATTTGGGGTTCCCTTTACCATTGAAAAGACATCCCCAATTGTAGCACTGACCGCTCAGGATTATAGAGTTTTCTCAGTGCATTATTCACAGTTTCATGGACTTTCATACTCTTTATTTGAGTTGAGTACCTCTACTAGAAAGTGCTATCAAAGAGAACGTCCACTTCCAATAAGTTTACCAAACGTTAATCCCgatttaaaaaaagagacaaaTTTTGACTTCTACAGCTTCAATCCGATGGGTATAAAAagtttgttcttttcaagCTATGGCGATCCATgtatttttggttttgacAACACACTGCTTTTATTATCAAAATGGAGATCATTCGAGGAAAGTAGATGGTTGCCTGTTCTTGACAGCAGTATGGAAATATGGAAAATGTCAGGAGGAAAGGAAACGAGAGATATACACGTTTGGCCATTAAGTTTGACGTATGACACATTGAACTGTATTCTAGTTAAGGGTAAGCATATATGGCCTGAATTTCCTCTACCTCTACCATCTGAAATGGAGATTAGAATGCCGGTTCTTGTCAAGAGTAAATTACtggaggaaaagaaagctatgttaaacaaaaagaataagcTGGAAGTTGATGCacaagaaaatgaggaggaagatgataaagaaatacACATCCCTATTCCAATGGCTGCGGAAGAAGAATACTTGCGTTCCAAAGTTTTGTCAGAATTATTGACAGATACACTGGAAAATGATGGTGAAATGTACGGAAACGAAAATGAGGTATTAGCGGCATTAAATGGTGCCTACGATAAGGCCCTACTACGTTTATTTGCATCTGCATGCTCAGACCAAAATGTTGAAAAGGCCCTTTCACTAGCTCACGAATTAAAGCAAGACAGAGCACTTAATGCAGCCGCCAAAATATCAGAAAGAGCTGCACTGAGCTCCCTTGTTAAACGAATCAATGATATAAGGGAAGCCAGATAtgaaaagaatcaaaatAACATGTAA
- the RPS23B gene encoding 40S ribosomal protein uS12 (similar to Saccharomyces cerevisiae RPS23A (YGR118W) and RPS23B (YPR132W); ancestral locus Anc_3.467), giving the protein MGKGKPRGLNSARKLRVHRRNNRWAENNYKKRLLGTAFKSSPFGGSSHAKGIVLEKLGIESKQPNSAIRKCVRVQLIKNGKKVTAFVPNDGCLNFVDENDEVLLAGFGRKGKAKGDIPGVRFKVVKVSGVSLLALWKEKKEKPRS; this is encoded by the exons atgggTAAAGGTAAGCCAAGAGGTTTGAACTCCGCTAGAAAGTTGCGTGTCCACAGAAGAAACAA CCGTTGGGCCGAAAACAACTATAAGAAGAGATTATTGGGTACTGCCTTCAAGTCTTCTCCATTCGGTGGTTCTTCTCACGCTAAAGGTATTGTTTTAGAAAAGTTAGGTATTGAATCCAAACAACCTAATTCTGCTATCAGAAAGTGTGTTAGAGTTCAATTGATCAAGAACGGTAAGAAAGTTACTGCTTTCGTTCCAAACGATGGTTGTTTGAACTTTGTCGACGAAAATGACGAAGTCTTGCTAGCCGGTTTCGGTAGAAAGGGTAAGGCTAAGGGTGATATTCCAGGTGTTAGATTCAAGGTCGTTAAGGTCTCTGGTGTCTCCTTGTTGGCCTTAtggaaggaaaagaaggaaaagccAAGATCTTAA
- the MSS18 gene encoding Mss18p (similar to Saccharomyces cerevisiae MSS18 (YPR134W); ancestral locus Anc_3.470), with amino-acid sequence MGLPEVDFLLKNCILVELKLFYQTVFPVKELYWNHRITTELSRFSDIKYARSTFALSNGTFQKTRPKLDLILASHDIHKLATILFNLKAFIMNGKDEKSTDSNAPANRGEEHILEQKYSRLLNIWERDIGEQGSPFLQLQPDSNLLFAKRPVKYATTTENEDIDISSKEFFKLQEKQHRTDEVYNNEYIQPPSKIRDGEHGSNFIHFKPSLYYSYSSLPANMKLWLDGLEDDKMSLMGTNEKSTENLDILLHGFRGFPKKYDKTGN; translated from the coding sequence ATGGGCTTACCTGAAGTTGATTTCCTTCTAAAAAATTGCATACTTGTGGAGCTCAAGTTATTCTACCAGACCGTGTTTCCTGTAAAGGAATTGTATTGGAACCATCGAATAACCACAGAATTAAGCAGATTCTCCGATATCAAGTATGCAAGGTCAACTTTCGCGCTCAGTAATGGCACATTCCAGAAAACAAGACCGAAGCTAGACCTGATACTGGCTTCACATGACATTCACAAGTTAGCTAcaattttattcaatttaaAAGCATTTATAATGAACggaaaagatgaaaagtCAACGGACAGTAATGCGCCAGCTAACAGGGGAGAGGAGCATATCTTGGAACAGAAATACTCACGTCTGTTGAATATATGGGAAAGGGACATCGGAGAGCAGGGCTCCCCTTTCCTTCAGCTTCAACCGGATAGCAACTTATTATTTGCCAAGAGACCTGTAAAATATGCGACTACAACAGAAAATGAGGATATAGACATATCCAGTAAAgagttcttcaaattaCAGGAAAAACAGCACCGGACTGATGAGGTTTACAACAATGAATATATTCAGCCGCCAAGTAAGATAAGAGACGGGGAACACGGGTcaaattttattcatttcaAGCCTTCATTGTACTACAGTTATTCTTCGTTACCAGCTAACATGAAGCTTTGGCTAGATGGCctagaagatgacaaaatgTCGTTAATGGGAACTAATGAGAAGTCAACCGAGAATTTAGATATTTTGTTACACGGTTTCAGAggatttccaaaaaaatatgataaaACAGGTAACTAA
- the RRP9 gene encoding ribosomal RNA-processing protein RRP9 (similar to Saccharomyces cerevisiae RRP9 (YPR137W); ancestral locus Anc_3.474), protein MSDITQQKKRKRSREEADRSRPAVDEEITDPSSDEEEQPEITDEEDALESEEEFEGENPADKRRRLAKQYLENLKSEANVISTEGKNDTEEDQKRLDERPVDEYNNFDAGDLDKDIIASRLKEDVAEQQGRVFRHFADKLLISEAIKSFTRVGENNLTCISCFQPVLNKFTFEESSNGDKNKGRIFAYTVSKDLQLTKYDVTDFSQRPKKLKYAKGGAKYIPENKQEYENTTDGHYDEILTVAASPDGKYVVTGGRDRKLIIWSTESLSPVKVIPTKDRRGEVLSLAFRKNSDQLYASCADFKIRTYSINQFSQLEILYGHHDIVEDVSALTMERCVTVGARDKTAMLWKIPDETRLTFRGGDEPQKLLRRWMKENAKEGEDGKVAYPDESEAPLFFCEGSIDVVSMVDDSHFITGSDNGSICLWSLAKKKPIFTERIAHGILPEPSSNDISGETDEELRKRQLQGKKLLQPFWITSLYAIPYSDVFISGSWNGFLKVWKTSENLRSFELLGEISCAKGVVTKIQVVESGKHGKEKFRILASVAKEHRLGRWIANAPGARNGIYSAVINQTSF, encoded by the coding sequence ATGTCAGATATCAcccaacaaaaaaagagaaaaagatcCAGAGAGGAGGCCGATCGTTCGAGACCCGCAGTAGATGAGGAAATCACCGATCCATCctcagatgaagaagaacaaccTGAAATtactgatgaagaagacgcATTGGaatctgaagaagaatttgaGGGAGAAAATCCAGCTGATAAGAGAAGAAGGCTTGCAAAACAATATTTAGAGAATCTGAAAAGTGAAGCCAATGTCATTTCGACTGAAGGTAAAAATgatacagaagaagatcaGAAACGTTTGGACGAAAGACCCGTCGATGAATACAATAATTTTGACGCTGGTGACTTGGATAAAGATATCATTGCATCAAGATTGAAAGAAGATGTCGCTGAACAGCAAGGTCGAGTCTTTAGACATTTTGCTGATAAACTTCTAATTTCTGAGGCTATAAAAAGCTTCACAAGGGTAGGGGAAAATAATCTTACTTGCATTAGTTGTTTCCAACCagttttgaacaaatttaCCTTTGAGGAATCATCTAATGGTGATAAAAACAAAGGTAGAATATTTGCTTACACAGTTAGTAAAGACTTACAACTTACGAAATATGACGTTACCGATTTCAGCCAGAGACCAAAAAAGTTAAAATATGCTAAAGGTGGAGCGAAGTACATACCCGAAAATAAGCAAGAGTACGAAAATACCACAGATGGCCACTATGATGAAATTCTAACTGTAGCAGCCTCGCCAGATGGCAAATATGTTGTCACGGGTGGGAGAGACAGAAAATTGATTATTTGGAGTACGGAATCCCTATCACCTGTTAAGGTTATCCCTACAAAGGACCGCCGAGGAGAAGTTTTATCCTTGGCTTTCAGAAAAAACTCTGATCAATTGTATGCATCCTGCGCTGATTTTAAGATAAGAACGTATTCGATAAACCAATTTTCCCAATTGGAAATCCTTTATGGGCATCATGACATAGTGGAAGATGTATCTGCTTTGACGATGGAAAGATGTGTTACCGTTGGTGCCCGTGATAAAACTGCTATGCTTTGGAAGATTCCCGATGAGACTAGGTTGACATTTAGAGGTGGTGATGAACctcaaaaattattaaGGAGATGGATGAAAGAAAACGCCAAAGAGGGAGAAGATGGAAAAGTTGCATATCCCGATGAATCTGAAGcgcctttatttttctgcGAAGGTAGCATTGACGTTGTGAGTATGGTGGATGATTCTCATTTTATAACGGGTTCTGATAACGGTAGTATATGTTTATGGTCTCtggcgaaaaaaaaacctatTTTCACTGAAAGAATTGCTCACGGTATTCTACCTGAACCCTCTTCAAATGACATTTCGGGCGAAACTGACGAAGAgttaagaaaaagacaGTTACAAGGCAAGAAATTGCTACAGCCATTTTGGATAACATCTCTTTATGCTATTCCATACTCAGACGTATTCATATCAGGATCATGGAATGGCTTCTTAAAAGTTTGGAAAACTAGTGAAAATCTCAGATCTTTTGAGCTACTAGGTGAGATATCTTGCGCTAAAGGTGTAGTGACTAAGATTCAAGTTGTTGAAAGTGGTAAACatggtaaagaaaaatttcgtATTTTGGCTAGTGTAGCTAAAGAACACAGACTTGGTAGATGGATTGCAAATGCTCCAGGCGCTAGAAATGGTATATATTCAGCTGTTATTAATCAAACAAGTTTTTAG
- the MEP3 gene encoding ammonium permease MEP3 (similar to Saccharomyces cerevisiae MEP1 (YGR121C) and MEP3 (YPR138C); ancestral locus Anc_3.475): MARGDGHLWTETYDSSTVAFMILGAALVFFMVPGLGFLYSGLARRKSALALIWVVIMATLVGILQWYFWGYSLAFSKTAPNNKFIGNLDSFGFRNVYGKTSEDSTYPELIYAIFQMMFMCVALSIIAGATAERGKLFPHMVFLFVFATLVYCPITYWIWAPGGWAFQWGVLDWAGGGNIEILSAVAGFVYSYFLGRRKENLLINFRPHNVSMVTLGTCILWFGWLLFNAASSLSPNMRSVYAFLNTNISATTGGMTWCLLDYRSEKKWSTVGLCSGIICGLVAATPSSGCITLYGSLIQGIIAGIVCNFATKIKYYLKVDDSLDLLAEHGIAGVVGLIFNALFAADWVIGMDGTTKHKGGWLTHNWKQMYIQIAYIGASAGYCAVVTALICYVLGKIPGVHLRVTEEAEALGLDEDQIGEFAYDYVEVRRDYYQWGVDTDALHTTCNGANSACETNSTEDSQNSSLSSVTVNGQNEKTNHPDLRHSKKA; this comes from the coding sequence ATGGCTCGTGGAGACGGACATCTATGGACGGAAACATATGATAGTTCCACGGTTGCTTTCATGATCCTAGGTGCTGCCctggttttctttatggTGCCAGGACTAGGATTTCTTTATTCCGGCCtggcaagaagaaaatccGCACTGGCCTTGATTTGGGTGGTCATAATGGCTACTTTAGTCGGCATACTACAATGGTATTTTTGGGGTTATTCATTGGCGTTCTCCAAGACTGCTCCGAATAATAAATTCATCGGAAATTTGGATTCATTCGGGTTTAGAAACGTTTATGGTAAGACGTCAGAGGATTCTACATATCCTGAATTGATTTAtgccatttttcaaatgatgTTCATGTGCGTGGCATTGAGCATTATAGCCGGTGCAACTGCAGAAAGAGGTAAGCTTTTCCCGCACAtggttttccttttcgtttttGCCACTTTGGTTTACTGCCCCATTACCTATTGGATTTGGGCCCCCGGTGGGTGGGCTTTCCAATGGGGGGTTTTGGACTGGGCTGGTGGTGGAAACATTGAAATTCTAAGTGCTGTGGCTGGTTTtgtttattcttatttcctagggagaagaaaagaaaatctctTAATCAACTTTAGACCGCATAATGTGTCCATGGTCACTTTGGGTACTTGTATCCTTTGGTTCGGTTGGTTGCTTTTCAATGCAGCAAGTTCATTGTCTCCAAATATGAGATCAGTCTATGCCTTTTTGAATACGAATATTAGTGCCACCACGGGTGGGATGACCTGGTGTTTATTGGATTATCGTTCTGAAAAGAAGTGGTCCACTGTTGGGTTATGTTCAGGTATCATTTGTGGTTTGGTTGCGGCCACTCCGAGCTCCGGCTGTATTACTCTCTATGGTTCCTTGATCCAAGGTATAATAGCGGGTATTGTTTGTAATTTTGCCACAAAGATAAAGTACTACTTAAAAGTGGATGATTCGTTGGATTTATTGGCAGAACACGGCATTGCTGGCGTAGTAGGATTGATTTTTAACGCCTTATTTGCTGCAGATTGGGTAATTGGGATGGATGGTACGACTAAGCACAAAGGGGGGTGGTTAACGCATAACTGGAAACAAATGTACATTCAAATCGCTTATATCGGAGCATCGGCCGGTTATTGTGCTGTTGTTACAGCGCTCATTTGCTACGTATTAGGTAAAATTCCCGGTGTCCATCTGAGAGTCACGGAGGAAGCTGAAGCTTTAGGATTGGACGAAGACCAAATTGGTGAATTCGCCTACGATTACGTGGAAGTTAGAAGAGATTATTACCAATGGGGGGTAGACACCGATGCCCTACATACCACATGCAACGGCGCTAATTCTGCATGTGAAACAAATTCCACTGAGGACAGTCAAAACTCATCGCTATCTTCAGTCACAGTCAATGGCCAAAACGAGAAAACTAACCATCCTGACTTACgacattcaaaaaaagcataa
- the SPN1 gene encoding transcription factor SPN1 (similar to Saccharomyces cerevisiae SPN1 (YPR133C); ancestral locus Anc_3.468), whose protein sequence is MTAADQEQLKVIEATPEDGLDSLQAPVVDAKDETPDQNQAAERQETPEVVSKGTEGLDDEVVGDDGSIIEDNSHVEAAERKRKHISTDLSDDDIEKELHNNQSPQPLVENRINKDRDSSATPTSRQELEEKLDRILKKPKVRRTRRDEDDLEQYLDEKILRLKDEMNIAAQLDIDTLNKRIETGDTSLIAMQKVKLLPKVVSVLSKANLADTILDNNLLQSVRIWLEPLPDGSLPSFEIQKSLFAALNDLPVKTEHLKESGLGRVVIFYTKSKRVEAQLARLAEKLIAEWTRPIIGASDNYRDKRIMQLEFDSEKLRKKSVMDSAKNRKKKKSKSGEDPTSRGSSVQTLYEQAAARRNRAAAPAQTTTDYKYAPVSNLNTVPTNARAVGVGSTLNNSEIYKRLTSRLNKKHK, encoded by the coding sequence ATGACTGCTGCAGATCAAGAGCAACTCAAAGTGATAGAAGCGACGCCTGAAGACGGTTTAGATTCCTTGCAGGCGCCAGTTGTGGACGCAAAGGACGAAACTCCAGACCAGAACCAAGCTGCCGAGCGTCAGGAAACACCCGAAGTTGTCTCAAAGGGCACAGAAGGCCTAGATGACGAAGTCGTGGGCGATGATGGCAGTATTATAGAGGATAACAGCCATGTGGAGGCAGCGGAAAGGAAACGTAAGCATATCAGCACAGACCTATCAGATGACGATATAGAAAAAGAGTTGCACAACAATCAGAGCCCTCAACCATTGGTGGAAAATAGGATTAATAAAGATAGGGATTCAAGTGCCACTCCAACGAGTAGACaggaattggaagaaaagctGGATcgtattttgaagaaaccTAAAGTGAGAAGGACGAGGAGGGATGAAGACGATTTGGAGCAGTAtttggatgaaaaaattctgaGGCTTAAAGACGAAATGAATATTGCAGCTCAACTAGATATCGATACGTTGAACAAGAGAATAGAAACTGGAGATACTTCACTGATTGCTATGCAAAAAGTCAAACTGTTGCCTAAAGTGGTAAGTGTACTGTCAAAGGCAAACTTAGCTGATACCATTTTGGACAATAATTTACTTCAAAGTGTTAGGATATGGTTAGAGCCCTTGCCTGATGGATCGCTaccatcttttgaaattcaaaaatcgCTCTTTGCAGCTTTAAATGATCTGCCAGTGAAAACAGAACATCTTAAGGAGAGTGGTTTGGGAAGAGTGGTTATCTTCTATACAAAGTCTAAACGTGTTGAAGCTCAACTGGCCAGGTTGGCTGAAAAGTTAATTGCAGAATGGACAAGACCAATTATCGGTGCTTCGGATAATTATAGAGATAAGAGAATCATGCAACTAGAATttgattctgaaaaattgaggaaaaaatcCGTCATGGACTCTGCCAAGAAtaggaaaaagaagaaatctaaGTCTGGTGAAGACCCCACTTCTCGCGGTTCTTCAGTACAAACTCTATACGAACAAGCTGCCgcaagaagaaacagaGCTGCTGCACCGGCACAAACTACTACTGATTACAAGTATGCTCCAGTTAGTAACCTTAATACAGTACCCACGAATGCAAGAGCTGTTGGTGTTGGTTCGACTTTAAACAACAGTGAGATCTACAAGAGGTTGACTTCGAGATTGAATAAGAAGCATAAATAA
- the SCD6 gene encoding Scd6p (similar to Saccharomyces cerevisiae SCD6 (YPR129W); ancestral locus Anc_3.464): protein MSQYIGKTISLVSVTDNRYVGLLENIDSEKGTVTLKEVRCFGTEGRKNWGPEEIYPNPTVYNSVKFNGSEVKDLSILDANINDIQPVVPQMVPPTSQLSSSQQAQSPQEAQASPQAQKPVTNVPAAVAGYGVYTPTSTESTAVNKNDNAIPRDVNKNSQSRDERKDGGNEQKYQRNKNRSTNRPPQLNRNFKVEIPNEDFDFQSNNAKFTKEDSNDLEREQVLESAAHRQDESDEACYNKTSSFFDTISTSTETNTNMRWQEEKVLNVDTFGQASARPRFHSRGRGRGRGNFRGNRGRGGQRGNYQNRNSYQNTRGGFQNQNDSHGRSSNQFSQPSSNVEF from the coding sequence ATGTCGCAGTACATCGGTAAGACCATCTCTTTAGTCTCTGTGACTGACAACAGATATGTGGGGCTGTTAGAAAATATCGACTCTGAAAAGGGTACGGTGACTTTGAAGGAGGTCCGCTGTTTTGGCACAGAAGGTCGGAAGAACTGGGGTCCTGAAGAAATCTATCCAAACCCTACTGTATACAATTCAGTGAAATTCAATGGTAGTGAAGTCAAGGATTTAAGTATTTTGGACGCCAATATCAATGACATTCAACCTGTTGTTCCTCAGATGGTGCCACCCACGTCGCAGTTATCCTCTTCACAACAAGCTCAATCGCCACAAGAAGCGCAAGCGTCCCCTCAGGCCCAAAAGCCCGTGACTAATGTGCCTGCTGCGGTGGCTGGATATGGTGTCTATACCCCGACTTCCACAGAAAGCACTGCTGTCAACAAGAATGATAACGCCATTCCACGAGATGTCAACAAAAACTCACAAAGTAGGGATGAACGTAAAGATGGCGGGAATGagcaaaaatatcaaagaaacaagaacagATCAACCAACCGCCCTCCACAACTGAATCGTAACTTCAAGGTCGAAATTCcaaatgaagattttgatttccaGTCAAATAACGCAAAGTTTACTAAAGAAGACTCTAATGACCTAGAAAGAGAACAAGTACTCGAATCCGCTGCTCACAGACAGGATGAATCCGATGAAGCATGTTATAACAaaacatcatcatttttcgACACTATTTCAACTTCTACTGAAACCAACACCAACATGAGAtggcaagaagaaaaagtgcTGAATGTTGATACTTTCGGACAAGCTTCTGCCAGGCCAAGGTTTCACTCTAGAGGCCGTGGCCGTGGCCGTGGCAATTTCAGGGGTAACAGAGGAAGAGGCGGCCAACGTGGAAACTACCAAAACAGAAATAGTTACCAAAATACCAGAGGTGGTTTTCAGAATCAAAATGATTCACACGGTAGATCATCCAACCAATTCTCTCAACCTTCTTCCAACGTCGAATTCTAG
- the TOM5 gene encoding Tom5p (similar to Saccharomyces cerevisiae TOM5 (YPR133W-A); ancestral locus Anc_3.469) → MFGLPQQEVSEEEKRTHQEQTEKTLKQAAYVAAFLWVSPMIWHLVKKQWK, encoded by the coding sequence ATGTTTGGTCTACCTCAACAGGAAGTCTCcgaagaagagaaaagaactCATCAAGAACAAACTGAGAAAACTCTGAAGCAAGCTGCTTACGTTGCTGCCTTTCTATGGGTTTCCCCAATGATCTGGCATTTGGTGAAAAAGCAGTGGAAATAG
- the NAT3 gene encoding peptide alpha-N-acetyltransferase complex B subunit NAT3 (similar to Saccharomyces cerevisiae NAT3 (YPR131C); ancestral locus Anc_3.465) — MTTIQPFEPVDLFKTNNVNLDILTENFPLEFYFEYMILWPDLFFKSLEVTVDAGLRHNISGYMMAKTEGKTAEWHTHITAVTVAPRFRRISLASKLCNTLETMTDVMPHEVNFIDLFVKCNNQLAIMLYEKLGYSVYRRVVGYYNSSEDGYPDTLKKVDDNKDAFDMRKAMARDKGRSVRSDGRNHKCYPHDVRF; from the coding sequence ATGACAACGATCCAACCATTTGAACCTGTCGACTTGTTCAAAACTAATAATGTCAACCTTGACATTTTAACAGAAAATTTCCCACtagaattttattttgaatatatgATACTATGGCCtgacctttttttcaaaagccTGGAGGTGACGGTTGATGCTGGCCTCAGACATAACATTTCTGGTTACATGATGGCGAAAACGGAAGGTAAAACCGCGGAGTGGCACACTCATATAACCGCCGTGACGGTAGCTCCAAGATTCCGTCGAATATCACTGGCTTCGAAGTTGTGTAATACTCTAGAGACCATGACGGATGTCATGCCTCATGAAGTCAACTTTATCGATCTTTTTGTCAAGTGCAATAACCAGTTGGCCATAATGCTTTACGAAAAACTTGGATATAGTGTCTATCGGAGAGTTGTGGGGTATTATAACTCAAGCGAAGATGGGTATCCAGACACACTTAAGAAAGTAGACGATAATAAAGACGCATTTGATATGAGAAAGGCTATGGCTAGGGACAAGGGCAGAAGCGTGCGGTCAGATGGAAGAAATCATAAATGCTATCCGCATGATGTAAGGTTTTAG